In a genomic window of Streptomyces koelreuteriae:
- a CDS encoding amino acid permease → MTSAQVDTENVPEEGYERGLGSRQVQMIAIGGAIGVGLFMGAGANIAKAGPSIILMYALAGVVIFFIMRALGELLLYRPVSGSFAEYAREFLGPFFGFVTGWTYWLMWVVTGMAELTAAAIYIHFWFPEIPQWVSALAFLVVLFGVNLISVKIFGEVEFWFSMIKVTAIIGMIVIGLGVLTLGFSDAGDTATVSNLWAHDGFFPNGIGSSLMTLQGVMFAYLAVELVGVTAGESENPEKTLPKAINTLPWRIIVFYVGALLVILSVVKWTEFSAGESPFVHAFGKIGIPLAAGIVNFVVLTAALSSCNSGMYSTGRMLRDLASNSEAPQAFGKLNARKTPAVGISVSVALMGIGVVLNYVVPEKAFLYVTSVATAAGIWTWMMILVSHIRYRAAVDAGRLRASSFPAPGGALFSWVALLFLIGVTFMIAYDKDARICLYVAAGWAVALGVGWRVLKSRNPQIAERRGDAEFEKVG, encoded by the coding sequence ATGACCTCTGCGCAGGTCGACACGGAAAACGTCCCCGAAGAGGGGTACGAGCGAGGGCTCGGCAGCCGCCAGGTCCAGATGATCGCGATCGGCGGCGCCATCGGCGTCGGCCTGTTCATGGGTGCCGGAGCGAACATCGCCAAGGCGGGCCCCAGCATCATCCTCATGTACGCCCTCGCGGGCGTCGTCATCTTCTTCATCATGCGGGCCCTGGGCGAGCTGCTCCTCTACCGGCCCGTCTCCGGCTCCTTCGCCGAGTACGCCCGCGAGTTCCTCGGCCCGTTCTTCGGGTTCGTCACGGGCTGGACGTACTGGCTCATGTGGGTGGTCACCGGCATGGCCGAGCTCACGGCCGCCGCGATCTACATCCACTTCTGGTTCCCGGAGATCCCGCAGTGGGTCAGCGCCCTGGCGTTCCTCGTGGTGCTCTTCGGCGTCAACCTGATCTCCGTCAAGATCTTCGGCGAGGTCGAGTTCTGGTTCTCGATGATCAAGGTCACGGCCATCATCGGCATGATCGTCATCGGCCTCGGCGTGCTCACCCTCGGCTTCTCCGACGCCGGTGACACCGCCACCGTCTCCAACCTCTGGGCGCACGACGGCTTCTTCCCGAACGGCATCGGCTCCAGCCTGATGACGCTCCAGGGCGTCATGTTCGCCTACCTCGCCGTCGAGCTCGTCGGCGTCACCGCGGGCGAGTCCGAGAACCCCGAGAAGACCCTGCCCAAGGCCATCAACACCCTGCCCTGGCGCATCATCGTCTTCTACGTCGGCGCCCTGCTGGTGATCCTCTCCGTGGTCAAGTGGACCGAGTTCTCCGCCGGCGAGAGCCCCTTCGTCCACGCGTTCGGCAAGATCGGCATCCCGCTCGCCGCGGGCATCGTCAACTTCGTGGTGCTCACCGCGGCCCTGTCGTCCTGCAACTCGGGCATGTACTCCACCGGCCGGATGCTGCGCGACCTCGCGTCCAACAGCGAGGCCCCGCAGGCCTTCGGCAAGCTCAACGCCCGCAAGACGCCCGCCGTCGGCATCTCGGTCTCCGTGGCGCTCATGGGCATCGGCGTCGTCCTGAACTACGTCGTCCCGGAGAAGGCGTTCCTCTACGTCACCTCCGTCGCCACCGCGGCCGGCATCTGGACCTGGATGATGATCCTCGTCAGCCACATCCGCTACCGCGCCGCGGTCGACGCGGGCCGGCTGCGCGCCTCGTCCTTCCCCGCCCCCGGCGGAGCGCTCTTCAGCTGGGTCGCGCTCCTCTTCCTCATCGGCGTGACCTTCATGATCGCGTACGACAAGGACGCGCGGATCTGCCTGTACGTCGCCGCCGGCTGGGCCGTCGCCCTCGGCGTCGGCTGGAGGGTCCTCAAGAGCCGCAACCCGCAGATCGCCGAGCGCCGCGGCGACGCGGAGTTCGAGAAGGTCGGCTGA
- a CDS encoding Mov34/MPN/PAD-1 family protein, whose product MLTITQALVDQIVAHARKDHPDEACGVIAGPEGSDRPERFIPMLNAAMSPTFYEFDSGDLLKLYREMDDRDEEPVVVYHSHTATEAYPSRTDISYANEPGAHYVLVSTADTDGAGDFQFRSFRIVEGVVTEEEVRIVEAY is encoded by the coding sequence ATGCTGACCATCACCCAGGCCCTCGTCGACCAGATCGTCGCCCACGCGCGCAAGGACCACCCCGACGAGGCGTGCGGCGTGATCGCGGGCCCCGAGGGCTCGGACCGCCCCGAGCGCTTCATCCCGATGCTGAACGCGGCCATGTCGCCCACGTTCTACGAGTTCGACTCCGGCGATCTGCTCAAGCTCTACCGCGAGATGGACGACCGCGACGAGGAGCCGGTGGTCGTCTACCACTCCCACACGGCGACCGAGGCCTACCCCTCCCGCACCGACATCTCCTACGCGAACGAGCCGGGCGCCCACTACGTCCTCGTCTCCACCGCCGACACGGACGGGGCCGGTGACTTCCAGTTCCGCTCGTTCCGTATCGTCGAGGGCGTGGTCACGGAGGAAGAGGTCCGGATCGTCGAGGCCTACTGA
- a CDS encoding putative leader peptide: MVFHDVSDKTPGELLVARLHVDLCRLASAIC, from the coding sequence ATGGTTTTCCACGACGTGAGCGACAAGACGCCGGGCGAGCTGCTCGTGGCGCGGCTGCACGTCGACCTGTGCAGGCTCGCCAGCGCCATCTGTTGA
- a CDS encoding MoaD/ThiS family protein translates to MAIEVRIPTILRTYTDGQKAVEASGDTLAELFTDLETRHAGIQARIVDGDQLRRFVNVYLNDEDVRFLDGINTKLSDGDNVTILPAVAGGMV, encoded by the coding sequence ATGGCCATCGAGGTCCGCATCCCGACCATCCTCCGCACGTACACCGACGGTCAGAAGGCGGTGGAGGCCAGCGGTGACACCCTCGCCGAGCTGTTCACCGACCTCGAGACCCGGCACGCCGGCATCCAGGCCCGCATCGTCGACGGCGACCAGCTGCGCCGCTTCGTGAACGTGTACCTGAACGACGAGGACGTCCGCTTCCTCGACGGCATCAACACCAAGCTGTCGGACGGCGACAACGTCACGATCCTGCCGGCCGTGGCCGGCGGCATGGTCTGA
- a CDS encoding PLP-dependent cysteine synthase family protein, which produces MRYDSPLAAVGNTPLVRLPRLSPSPDVRIWAKLEDRNPTGSVKDRPALHMIEQAEKDGRLTPGCTILEPTSGNTGISLAMAAKLKGYRIVCVMPENTSQERRDLLAMWGAEIVSSPAAGGSNTAVRVAKELSAEHPDWVMLYQYGNPDNAGAHYATTGPEILADLPSVTHFVAGLGTTGTLMGVGRFLREHKPDVQIVAAEPRYDDLVYGLRNLDEGFVPELYDASVLTSRFSVGSADAVTRTRELLQQEGIFAGVSTGAALHAALGMGRKAVKAGEQADIVFVVADGGWKYLSTGVYTAATTEEAIETLQGQLWA; this is translated from the coding sequence ATGCGCTACGACTCACCCCTGGCCGCGGTGGGCAACACCCCCCTGGTGCGCCTGCCGCGGCTGTCGCCGTCCCCCGACGTCCGTATCTGGGCGAAGCTGGAGGACCGCAACCCCACCGGCTCGGTCAAGGACCGTCCGGCCCTGCACATGATCGAGCAGGCGGAGAAGGACGGCCGCCTCACCCCGGGCTGCACCATCCTGGAGCCCACCTCGGGCAACACCGGCATCTCGCTGGCCATGGCGGCCAAGCTCAAGGGCTACCGCATCGTCTGCGTGATGCCGGAGAACACCTCCCAGGAGCGCCGGGACCTGCTGGCCATGTGGGGCGCCGAGATCGTCTCCTCCCCGGCCGCGGGCGGCTCCAACACCGCCGTGCGCGTCGCCAAGGAGCTCTCGGCCGAGCACCCGGACTGGGTGATGCTGTACCAGTACGGCAACCCGGACAACGCCGGCGCCCACTACGCGACGACGGGCCCGGAGATCCTCGCCGACCTGCCCTCCGTCACCCACTTCGTGGCGGGCCTTGGCACCACGGGCACGCTCATGGGCGTGGGCCGCTTCCTGCGCGAGCACAAGCCGGACGTCCAGATCGTCGCCGCCGAACCGCGCTACGACGACCTGGTCTACGGCCTGCGCAACCTCGACGAGGGCTTCGTCCCCGAGCTGTACGACGCCTCCGTCCTCACCAGCCGCTTCTCGGTCGGCTCGGCCGACGCGGTCACCCGCACCCGGGAGTTGCTCCAGCAGGAGGGCATCTTCGCCGGCGTCTCGACGGGCGCCGCGCTGCACGCCGCGCTCGGCATGGGCCGCAAGGCCGTGAAGGCCGGTGAGCAGGCCGACATCGTCTTCGTCGTCGCGGACGGCGGCTGGAAGTACCTGTCGACGGGCGTCTACACGGCGGCCACGACGGAAGAGGCGATCGAGACGCTCCAGGGACAGCTCTGGGCGTAG
- a CDS encoding type II toxin-antitoxin system PemK/MazF family toxin encodes MDTSWWLALAAVVLLALVATLVDGWGRRSSARRGRRVAPATAVAGLPQPAEIWWADVPYEDEARTKDRPCLVLAVRGERATVVKITTRFRDERGGVIPLPPGSVGDARGRASFLETDELREVPVWGFRRRVGVVDPALWDRVRYLAG; translated from the coding sequence ATGGACACGTCCTGGTGGCTGGCGCTCGCCGCGGTGGTACTGCTCGCGCTCGTCGCCACGCTCGTAGACGGCTGGGGGCGCCGCTCGTCGGCGCGGCGAGGCAGGCGGGTGGCACCGGCCACCGCGGTGGCGGGGCTGCCGCAGCCGGCGGAGATCTGGTGGGCGGACGTGCCCTACGAGGACGAGGCGCGGACGAAGGACCGGCCGTGTCTGGTGCTGGCGGTGCGCGGGGAGCGGGCGACCGTCGTGAAGATCACCACGCGGTTCCGGGACGAGCGGGGCGGGGTCATCCCGCTGCCGCCGGGCTCGGTCGGCGATGCCAGGGGCCGCGCGAGCTTCCTGGAGACGGACGAGCTGCGGGAGGTCCCGGTGTGGGGCTTCCGGCGCCGGGTCGGGGTGGTGGACCCGGCGCTGTGGGACCGGGTGCGGTATCTGGCGGGGTGA
- a CDS encoding MBL fold metallo-hydrolase has protein sequence MKLTVVGCSGSFPSAESACSSYLVEADGFRLLLDMGNGALGELQRHCGLYDLDAIFLSHLHADHCIDMCAYFVARYYRHDGGRCDPLPVYGPEGTEHRLTTAYADTPSASSMSEVFDFHTVKPSTFEIGPFTVHTERVAHPVEAYGIRIEHDGKVLTYSGDTGISPALDELARDADLFLCEAAFTHGKENIPDLHLNGREAGETAARAGARHLVLTHIPPWTDPQVNVDDARAVYDGPVALAAPRQTYEV, from the coding sequence ATGAAGCTCACCGTCGTCGGCTGCTCGGGGTCGTTCCCGTCCGCGGAATCGGCCTGCTCGAGCTACCTCGTCGAGGCCGACGGCTTCCGGCTGCTTCTCGACATGGGCAACGGTGCCCTGGGCGAGCTGCAGCGCCACTGCGGTCTCTACGACCTCGACGCGATCTTCCTCAGCCATCTGCACGCCGACCACTGCATCGACATGTGCGCGTACTTCGTCGCGCGCTACTACCGCCACGACGGCGGCCGCTGCGACCCGCTCCCGGTCTACGGACCCGAGGGCACCGAACACCGGCTGACCACCGCCTACGCGGACACCCCCTCCGCCTCCTCCATGAGTGAGGTCTTCGACTTCCACACGGTCAAGCCGTCCACGTTCGAGATCGGCCCCTTCACGGTGCACACCGAGCGGGTGGCCCACCCCGTGGAGGCGTACGGCATCCGCATCGAACACGACGGCAAGGTGCTGACGTACTCCGGCGACACGGGCATCAGCCCCGCCCTGGACGAACTCGCCCGGGACGCCGACCTGTTCCTGTGCGAAGCCGCGTTCACGCACGGCAAGGAGAACATCCCCGACCTGCACCTCAACGGCCGAGAGGCGGGTGAGACCGCTGCCCGGGCAGGCGCCCGGCACCTGGTCCTCACCCACATCCCGCCGTGGACGGACCCCCAGGTCAACGTCGACGACGCCCGCGCGGTCTACGACGGTCCGGTGGCCCTGGCGGCACCGCGGCAGACGTACGAGGTCTGA
- a CDS encoding PTS transporter subunit EIIC yields the protein MSTDTAAPASPKKGAAVMAVLQRIGRSLMLPVAVLPAAALLVRLGNTDMLGRESFPEFITRIASFMTAGGNAILDNMPLLFAVGIAIGFAKKADGSTALAAVVGYLVFKGVLATFTDPTLPKVAAAVDGKAVMVEAPADAKVLGGVVMGLVVALLYQRFYRTKLPDWAGFFGGRRLVPILSAFAGLFIGIVFGYIWPVLGTALHNFGEWLVGSGAVGAGIFGVANRALIPVGMHHLLNSFPWLQAGSYEGKSGDIARFLAGDPTAGQFMTGFFPIMMFALPAACLAIVHCARPERRKVVGGMMLSLALTSFVTGVTEPIEFTFMFIAPVLYAIHAVLTGVSMALTWALGMKDGFGFSAGAIDFGLNLGIATNPWGLALVGLCFAAVYYVVFRFAITKFNLPTPGRESDEELAELQKAEAK from the coding sequence ATGTCCACAGACACAGCCGCGCCCGCGAGCCCGAAGAAGGGGGCTGCGGTGATGGCGGTCCTGCAGCGTATCGGGCGCAGCCTGATGCTGCCCGTCGCCGTGCTGCCGGCCGCCGCCCTCCTGGTCCGCCTCGGCAACACCGACATGCTGGGGCGGGAGTCGTTCCCGGAGTTCATCACCCGGATCGCGAGCTTCATGACCGCGGGCGGCAACGCGATCCTGGACAACATGCCGCTGCTGTTCGCCGTGGGCATCGCGATCGGCTTCGCGAAGAAGGCGGACGGCTCGACCGCCCTGGCCGCGGTTGTCGGCTATCTGGTCTTCAAGGGCGTGCTGGCCACCTTCACCGACCCGACCCTGCCGAAGGTGGCGGCGGCCGTCGACGGCAAGGCCGTCATGGTGGAGGCCCCGGCCGACGCCAAGGTGCTGGGCGGTGTGGTGATGGGCCTCGTCGTCGCGCTGCTCTACCAGCGCTTCTACCGCACCAAGCTGCCGGACTGGGCGGGCTTCTTCGGCGGGCGGCGCCTGGTTCCGATCCTGTCCGCCTTCGCGGGCCTGTTCATCGGGATCGTCTTCGGCTACATCTGGCCGGTCCTCGGCACGGCGCTGCACAACTTCGGTGAGTGGCTGGTCGGCTCCGGGGCCGTCGGCGCGGGCATCTTCGGCGTCGCCAACCGGGCGCTGATCCCGGTGGGCATGCACCACCTGCTGAACTCCTTCCCCTGGCTCCAGGCCGGCTCCTACGAGGGCAAGAGCGGTGACATCGCGCGCTTCCTGGCCGGTGACCCGACCGCCGGGCAGTTCATGACCGGCTTCTTCCCGATCATGATGTTCGCCCTGCCCGCGGCCTGCCTCGCCATCGTGCACTGCGCCCGCCCCGAGCGCCGCAAGGTCGTCGGCGGCATGATGCTCTCCCTCGCGCTGACCTCCTTCGTCACCGGTGTCACCGAGCCGATCGAGTTCACCTTCATGTTCATCGCCCCGGTGCTGTACGCGATCCACGCCGTGCTCACCGGTGTCTCGATGGCACTGACCTGGGCGCTCGGCATGAAGGACGGCTTCGGCTTCTCGGCCGGCGCGATCGACTTCGGTCTGAACCTGGGCATCGCGACCAACCCGTGGGGCCTGGCCCTGGTGGGCCTGTGCTTCGCGGCGGTCTACTACGTGGTCTTCCGCTTCGCGATCACCAAGTTCAACCTGCCGACGCCGGGCCGCGAGTCCGACGAGGAACTCGCCGAGTTGCAGAAGGCCGAGGCCAAGTAG
- a CDS encoding glucose PTS transporter subunit EIIB, producing the protein MASKAEKIVAGLGGIDNIEEVEGCITRLRTEVVDPGKVDEAALKAAGAHGVVKMGTAIQVVIGTDADPIAAEIEDLM; encoded by the coding sequence ATGGCCAGCAAGGCTGAGAAGATCGTTGCCGGGCTCGGCGGCATCGACAACATCGAAGAGGTCGAAGGCTGCATCACCCGCCTGCGGACCGAGGTCGTCGACCCCGGCAAGGTCGACGAGGCCGCCCTGAAGGCCGCCGGAGCCCACGGCGTCGTCAAGATGGGCACCGCCATCCAGGTCGTCATCGGCACCGACGCCGACCCCATCGCGGCGGAGATCGAAGACTTGATGTGA
- the rph gene encoding ribonuclease PH, with translation MSRIDGRTPQQLRPITIERGWSKHAEGSVLVSFGDTKVFCTASVTEGVPRWRKGSGEGWVTAEYSMLPRSTNTRGDRESVRGRIGGRTHEISRLIGRSLRAVIDYKALGENTIVLDCDVLQADGGTRTAAITGAYVALADAVAWAQRKKLIKAGRQPLTGTVSAVSVGIVGGVPLLDLCYEEDVKADTDMNVVCTGDGRFVEVQGTAEAEPFARDELNALLDLAVAGCTELAAHQRTALDTVLEK, from the coding sequence ATGTCTCGAATCGACGGCCGCACCCCCCAGCAGCTCCGCCCGATCACCATCGAACGTGGCTGGAGCAAGCACGCCGAAGGCTCCGTCCTCGTCTCCTTCGGCGACACCAAGGTCTTCTGCACCGCCTCCGTCACCGAAGGCGTCCCGCGCTGGCGCAAGGGCAGCGGCGAAGGCTGGGTCACCGCCGAATACTCCATGCTGCCCCGCTCCACCAACACCCGCGGCGACCGCGAGTCCGTCAGGGGCCGCATCGGCGGCCGCACCCACGAGATCTCCCGCCTCATCGGGCGCTCGCTGCGCGCCGTCATCGACTACAAGGCACTCGGCGAGAACACCATCGTCCTCGACTGCGACGTCCTCCAGGCCGACGGCGGCACGCGCACGGCGGCCATCACCGGCGCCTACGTCGCCCTGGCCGACGCCGTCGCCTGGGCCCAGCGCAAGAAGCTCATCAAGGCCGGCCGCCAGCCCCTGACCGGCACGGTCTCCGCCGTCTCCGTCGGCATCGTCGGCGGCGTCCCCCTCCTCGACCTCTGCTACGAGGAGGACGTCAAGGCCGACACCGACATGAACGTCGTCTGCACCGGCGACGGCCGCTTCGTCGAGGTCCAGGGCACCGCCGAGGCCGAGCCCTTCGCCCGCGACGAACTCAACGCCCTGCTCGACCTCGCCGTCGCCGGCTGCACGGAACTCGCCGCCCATCAGCGCACCGCGCTTGATACCGTCCTCGAAAAGTAA
- the rdgB gene encoding RdgB/HAM1 family non-canonical purine NTP pyrophosphatase produces the protein MTRLILATRNAGKITELRAILAEAGLPHELVGADAYPDIPDVKETGVTFAENALLKAHALAQATGLPAVADDSGLCVDVLNGSPGIFSARWSGRHGDDKANLDLLLAQLSDIADPHRAAHFACAAALALPDGTERVVEGQLRGVLRHEPTGTGGFGYDPILQPEGETRTCAELTPDEKNAISHRGKAFRALVPAVRELLG, from the coding sequence ATGACCCGCCTGATCCTCGCCACTCGTAACGCCGGAAAGATCACCGAACTCCGGGCGATCCTGGCCGAAGCCGGACTGCCCCATGAGCTCGTCGGTGCCGACGCCTACCCGGACATCCCCGACGTCAAGGAAACGGGCGTCACCTTCGCGGAGAACGCACTGTTGAAGGCCCACGCCCTGGCCCAGGCGACGGGCCTCCCCGCGGTCGCCGACGACTCGGGCCTGTGTGTCGACGTCCTGAACGGCTCCCCCGGCATCTTCTCCGCCCGCTGGTCCGGCCGCCACGGCGACGACAAGGCCAACCTGGACCTCCTCCTCGCCCAGCTCTCGGACATCGCCGACCCCCACCGCGCCGCCCACTTCGCCTGCGCGGCGGCCCTGGCCCTCCCTGACGGCACGGAGCGCGTGGTCGAGGGTCAGCTCCGGGGAGTGCTGCGCCACGAGCCGACCGGCACCGGCGGCTTCGGGTACGACCCGATCCTCCAGCCGGAGGGCGAGACCCGGACCTGTGCGGAACTGACCCCCGACGAGAAGAACGCGATCAGCCATCGGGGGAAGGCGTTTCGGGCGTTGGTGCCGGCGGTGCGGGAGTTGCTGGGCTGA
- a CDS encoding ATP-binding cassette domain-containing protein, whose protein sequence is MTLVLDSCTFAYGRRRAAVLKDFTYRLPDGLTILLGPNGAGKSTMLQLAAAVTTPQRGTVTWDGLDAKSKDYRRTVAWMPQNITPLPSLTAREYVAYVGWLKGMSKGDAWANAPRALARVEMTEHADTRTGRLSGGQLRRVGVACALVHDARVLLLDEPTAGMDPRQRRVFRDLLASVKGEVRILLSTHDVTDLAEEADHVSVLVGGRLVQSGSTSEFLAHTPPGTAQGRAAEGAYTTLLESA, encoded by the coding sequence ATGACGCTTGTTCTCGATTCCTGCACCTTCGCCTACGGCCGACGGCGGGCTGCCGTGCTGAAGGACTTCACCTACCGCCTTCCGGACGGACTGACCATCCTGCTCGGACCGAACGGGGCCGGAAAGTCCACGATGCTGCAGCTGGCCGCTGCCGTCACCACGCCCCAGCGGGGAACCGTGACGTGGGACGGGCTCGACGCGAAGAGCAAGGACTACCGGCGGACGGTGGCCTGGATGCCGCAGAACATCACACCCCTGCCCTCGCTCACGGCACGCGAGTACGTCGCTTATGTCGGCTGGCTGAAGGGGATGAGCAAGGGCGATGCCTGGGCCAACGCTCCGCGAGCGCTGGCCCGCGTCGAGATGACGGAGCACGCCGACACCCGCACCGGTCGGCTCTCGGGCGGCCAGCTGAGGCGCGTGGGTGTCGCCTGTGCCCTGGTCCACGACGCACGGGTGCTTCTCCTGGACGAACCCACGGCCGGAATGGACCCACGTCAGCGACGGGTCTTCCGCGATCTCCTCGCGTCGGTCAAGGGCGAGGTTCGCATCCTGCTGTCCACGCACGACGTGACCGACCTCGCCGAAGAGGCCGATCACGTGTCCGTCCTGGTGGGCGGACGTCTCGTGCAGAGCGGTTCAACCAGTGAGTTCCTCGCCCACACTCCGCCGGGTACGGCGCAGGGCCGGGCTGCCGAAGGGGCTTATACGACCTTGCTCGAGTCGGCCTGA
- the bcp gene encoding thioredoxin-dependent thiol peroxidase, producing the protein MSERLQPGDVAPAFTLPDADGTEVSLADHKGRKVIVYFYPAALTPGCTKQACDFTDNLELLTGAGYDVIGISPDQPEKLAKFRDKESLKVTLLADPDKKVLDSYAAFGEKKNYGKTYMGVIRSTIVVDEEGKVEHALYNVRATGHVAKIIKDLGI; encoded by the coding sequence ATGAGCGAGCGACTTCAGCCGGGGGACGTGGCCCCCGCCTTCACCCTGCCCGACGCCGACGGCACCGAGGTGTCCCTGGCGGACCACAAGGGCCGCAAGGTCATCGTGTACTTCTACCCGGCCGCCCTCACCCCCGGCTGCACCAAGCAGGCCTGCGACTTCACGGACAACCTGGAGCTGCTGACGGGCGCGGGCTACGACGTCATCGGCATCTCCCCCGACCAGCCCGAGAAGCTGGCCAAGTTCCGCGACAAGGAATCCCTGAAGGTCACCCTCCTCGCCGACCCGGACAAGAAGGTCCTGGACTCGTACGCCGCCTTCGGCGAGAAGAAGAACTACGGCAAGACCTACATGGGCGTCATCCGCTCCACGATCGTCGTCGACGAGGAGGGCAAGGTCGAACACGCCCTGTACAACGTCCGCGCGACGGGCCACGTAGCCAAGATCATCAAGGATCTGGGGATCTGA
- a CDS encoding DUF3618 domain-containing protein, which yields MADTADTRTPAQIEADIRRRRETLAETLDEIGVRVHPKTIVGDAKAKVASNIDHTLGRAYVGVNRAVTDVRARFVGEDGAPRLERVVPVALVVVGVVGLLALGTRRRKG from the coding sequence GTGGCGGACACGGCGGACACCAGGACCCCGGCGCAGATCGAGGCGGACATCAGGCGCCGCCGCGAGACCCTGGCCGAGACCCTCGACGAGATCGGGGTGCGCGTGCACCCGAAGACGATCGTCGGGGACGCCAAGGCCAAGGTCGCGTCCAATATCGATCACACCCTCGGACGGGCGTACGTGGGGGTCAACCGGGCCGTCACCGATGTGCGCGCCCGGTTCGTGGGCGAGGACGGGGCGCCGCGCCTGGAGCGGGTCGTCCCGGTCGCCCTCGTGGTGGTCGGTGTGGTCGGCCTGCTCGCCCTCGGCACGCGGCGGCGCAAGGGCTGA
- a CDS encoding GroES family chaperonin, protein MSANRNEHSTHPDKLPIRMLHDRVLVRQDTSEGERRSGGGILIPATAAVGRRLAWAEVVAVGQNVRTVEPGDRVLFDPEDRAEVEVRGIAYVLMRERDLHAVAADRFEGSEDSTGLYL, encoded by the coding sequence GTGAGCGCCAACAGGAACGAGCACAGCACCCACCCGGACAAGCTGCCCATCCGGATGCTGCACGACCGCGTACTCGTGCGGCAGGACACCAGCGAGGGCGAGCGGCGCTCCGGCGGCGGCATCCTGATTCCCGCCACGGCGGCGGTCGGCCGGCGGCTGGCCTGGGCCGAGGTCGTCGCGGTGGGGCAGAACGTGCGGACCGTGGAGCCGGGCGACCGGGTTCTGTTCGACCCGGAGGACCGTGCCGAGGTCGAGGTGCGGGGCATCGCGTACGTGCTCATGCGCGAGCGTGATCTGCACGCCGTGGCCGCGGACCGGTTCGAGGGCTCGGAGGACTCGACGGGCCTCTACCTGTAG
- a CDS encoding DMT family transporter, translated as MAWVLLVVAGLLEVGWSIGMKYTDGFTRPFPSVLTGAGIVVSMLLLSQAAKTLPIGTAYGVWVGIGAAGAAVVGMAVLGEPATAARIFFVCLLLVAVVGLKATSGH; from the coding sequence ATGGCCTGGGTTCTGCTCGTCGTCGCCGGTCTGCTCGAAGTCGGGTGGTCGATCGGTATGAAGTACACCGACGGCTTCACCCGCCCGTTCCCCAGCGTTCTCACCGGCGCCGGAATCGTCGTCAGCATGCTGCTGCTGTCCCAGGCCGCCAAGACCCTGCCCATCGGTACCGCCTACGGCGTGTGGGTGGGGATCGGCGCGGCCGGGGCGGCGGTGGTCGGTATGGCCGTGCTGGGGGAGCCCGCCACCGCCGCCCGGATCTTCTTCGTGTGCCTGCTGCTGGTCGCCGTGGTGGGGCTGAAGGCGACCTCAGGTCACTGA